A DNA window from Maribellus comscasis contains the following coding sequences:
- a CDS encoding transposase, translating to MYKNDGILRRYSEGFKLKILAELSTGKYSKRELGDIYGVNRTTINEWVKKYNRKDLMNTRILVETEGETSRLKALQKEIKQLKELLIKKDLDKLALDSYLEVAAEKLGYKNVDELKKNLNIKP from the coding sequence ATGTATAAAAATGATGGTATCTTAAGAAGATACAGCGAGGGGTTCAAACTCAAAATTTTAGCCGAACTTAGTACAGGAAAATATTCCAAGAGAGAACTAGGGGACATTTATGGCGTTAACCGGACTACCATAAATGAATGGGTAAAAAAGTACAACCGGAAAGATTTAATGAACACAAGAATTCTAGTGGAAACAGAAGGAGAAACATCCCGACTGAAAGCCTTGCAAAAGGAAATCAAGCAACTAAAAGAGTTGTTAATTAAGAAAGACCTCGACAAATTGGCCCTGGACTCATATCTGGAAGTGGCAGCAGAAAAACTGGGGTACAAGAACGTGGATGAGTTAAAAAAAAATTTAAACATCAAGCCCTGA
- a CDS encoding IS3 family transposase gives MKAAAITKQTAIASMSKVCACFNLKRDAYYKYQQRWKRYKSVESRVIELVKEERKMQPRVGVRKLYETLLPSFKSTHIKVGRDSLFDILRANNMLVKRKRAYAKTTNSYHHFHKYNNLIKEVQVTKPNQVWVSDITYIRTVKGFCYLALITDMYSRKIIGHDLSDSLELAGCLRALRKALWHTKPAAGLIHHSDRGVQYCSHMYVNELKRKA, from the coding sequence ATGAAGGCTGCTGCGATTACGAAACAAACAGCTATAGCAAGCATGTCAAAAGTATGTGCTTGCTTTAACCTTAAGCGCGATGCATACTATAAATACCAGCAACGGTGGAAACGGTATAAGTCCGTTGAATCACGGGTAATAGAGCTTGTAAAAGAAGAACGTAAAATGCAGCCAAGGGTTGGTGTACGCAAGTTATACGAAACCTTGCTGCCATCTTTTAAATCTACACATATCAAGGTAGGTAGGGACTCGCTATTTGATATCCTAAGGGCTAATAATATGTTGGTAAAAAGGAAGAGGGCTTATGCTAAAACAACCAACTCCTACCACCATTTCCACAAATACAACAACCTGATAAAAGAGGTGCAGGTTACAAAGCCCAACCAGGTGTGGGTCTCGGACATAACCTATATCCGGACTGTGAAAGGCTTTTGCTACCTGGCCCTTATAACGGACATGTATTCACGGAAGATAATCGGGCATGACCTCAGCGATTCGCTGGAGCTGGCGGGGTGCCTACGGGCCCTCCGAAAGGCCCTGTGGCACACAAAGCCAGCGGCCGGGCTTATACACCACTCCGACAGGGGTGTGCAGTATTGCAGCCATATGTATGTAAATGAACTAAAAAGAAAAGCATAA
- a CDS encoding integrase core domain-containing protein, with amino-acid sequence MTEEKHCYENAIAERVNGILKDEFYLDQCFFSTAHAKRATKSAIKVYNNKRLHVSLRYKTPNTVFYNVA; translated from the coding sequence ATGACTGAAGAAAAACATTGTTATGAAAATGCTATTGCAGAAAGGGTAAACGGAATATTGAAAGACGAGTTCTACCTCGACCAATGCTTCTTTTCAACTGCTCATGCAAAACGGGCAACAAAAAGTGCAATTAAAGTTTACAATAATAAAAGGCTTCATGTATCTTTAAGGTACAAAACACCAAATACCGTGTTTTATAATGTAGCTTAA
- a CDS encoding IS1380 family transposase, translating into MKVLKSKALSPFGGLNFVLEEFTNLGLESLLRQYLPALANQSQYSWKDIFFTYWALFFCGGDCAEDVEINLRPVLSNNPFLSVPSADRLLERLKNLATPVDKVLKKRSKVVNELSYNDKMNALNIKLLKRLKAFKVKNLVLDYDNTFVYTQKSDAKRTYTKHFGYCPGVGLIGNKVVYVENRNGNCAPHNLQEDTLERMFLLLKDNQIEIKSFRADAASYRFVTINTVNKHVDKFYIRATVNDRVCEAINKITEWKKIKVDDSIYLRGSVLFTPFTNTARRLKQKHLLKEYRLVVTKEARRDGQLNLFTGEAYNYSPILTNDFDKTDDEVVIFYNQRGKEEREFDVLKNDFGWNKLPFSKMEQNTVFLIMAAMGRNLYDYIIHEFSTRYKNLKPNFRIKKFIFRFVCIPAKWVRTGREIKLRLYGSIPT; encoded by the coding sequence ATGAAAGTACTAAAAAGTAAAGCATTATCACCCTTTGGTGGATTAAACTTTGTATTAGAAGAATTTACAAACCTCGGACTTGAAAGTTTACTTCGCCAGTATTTACCAGCATTAGCTAATCAATCTCAATATTCATGGAAGGATATTTTCTTCACCTATTGGGCACTGTTCTTTTGCGGAGGGGATTGTGCCGAAGATGTTGAAATTAACTTAAGGCCTGTCCTTTCCAATAATCCCTTTTTATCTGTTCCTAGTGCAGACCGTTTACTGGAAAGACTTAAAAACCTTGCCACCCCTGTTGACAAAGTGCTGAAAAAGAGAAGCAAAGTCGTTAATGAGCTAAGTTATAATGATAAAATGAATGCCTTAAATATCAAGTTATTAAAGAGACTTAAAGCTTTCAAAGTAAAGAATCTCGTATTAGATTATGACAACACATTTGTTTACACCCAAAAATCTGATGCCAAGAGAACATATACCAAGCATTTTGGTTATTGCCCGGGAGTTGGGTTAATTGGAAATAAAGTAGTTTATGTAGAAAATCGTAATGGGAATTGCGCTCCTCATAATTTACAAGAAGATACACTTGAACGGATGTTCCTGCTATTGAAGGATAACCAAATCGAAATAAAATCCTTTCGTGCAGATGCTGCATCATACCGGTTCGTAACAATCAATACCGTCAATAAGCACGTCGACAAGTTTTATATACGGGCTACCGTTAATGACCGTGTATGTGAAGCAATAAATAAAATTACCGAATGGAAAAAAATAAAAGTGGACGACAGTATTTATTTGCGGGGTAGCGTTCTGTTTACACCTTTTACAAATACGGCAAGAAGACTTAAACAAAAGCATTTACTAAAAGAATATCGTTTAGTCGTAACTAAAGAAGCAAGACGTGACGGGCAACTTAACCTATTTACAGGGGAAGCCTACAACTATAGCCCCATACTAACCAACGACTTTGATAAGACTGACGATGAGGTGGTTATTTTTTATAACCAAAGGGGGAAAGAAGAGCGTGAATTTGATGTACTAAAAAACGACTTCGGTTGGAATAAACTCCCTTTCTCGAAAATGGAACAAAATACCGTATTCCTGATAATGGCAGCCATGGGACGGAACCTATACGATTACATTATACATGAATTCTCTACACGCTATAAAAATCTTAAGCCAAACTTCAGAATAAAAAAGTTCATTTTCAGGTTTGTCTGCATTCCTGCAAAATGGGTCAGGACCGGAAGGGAAATTAAATTACGTCTTTATGGGAGCATCCCAACTTAA
- a CDS encoding ATP-binding protein, with amino-acid sequence MIDLKPKSNIANKVRNTRLPRTKPLMPLFEVISNSIHAINEAKKSNQLTKDGKIEIKLIRNGDDKTLSELKEIDNYPIKSILVKDNGIGLNDENLVYFTETDTDHKLDIGGKGVGRFVCLKAFKQLTLKSNFSRNGSIIYREFEFRNTKEGFHNPNEYEVKNKSIGTEVLLSDFKIEYQKKAPKDLIEIAREVVTHFQLYFIRNEAPIIIIKNQNNVEVNLSKLFNSEFKKDIKTKPFVVGENSFSLFLTKASNAMSHKLHFCAHNRSVKEEGLYNRLVDLGKYSVKDDNESFYYQAYVVGDILDQYVDIERVGFNFPDEEDGEDDSTEISLSKIRNGAIEGIEEILAEYLNKVRNEKVEKYRPLINEEFPQYMSTFTIKSEEIKKLPPNLTKSKLDIELYKIESTWKLEVKELGQKLIDEKKDITNLDEYKEKYEKFLTEFNEIGKADLARYIVHRKSVIELLEDLLGKNANDKFSNEDIIHSVFFPIRTSSDEVPHSKQNLWLIDERLTYHSFLASDKSFESIKELDIQDDTRPDLLIFNDAIAFTEDEYPPFNSFTIVEFKKPQRDNYIDNDPKKNPLDQVEKYIEQLLEGKVENRRGRKIKLDEKTPFYVYIICDITDSFERILKNREFSKTPDGDGYFKFKDKYYSAYIEVIPFEKVLKDAKKRNRILFDKLGLSAGKDKTLFD; translated from the coding sequence ATGATTGATTTAAAGCCAAAAAGTAACATTGCAAACAAGGTTAGAAATACTAGGTTACCTAGAACAAAACCATTGATGCCATTATTTGAAGTTATAAGTAATTCTATCCATGCAATTAATGAAGCAAAAAAGAGCAATCAACTAACGAAAGACGGAAAGATTGAAATCAAACTTATTAGAAATGGAGATGACAAGACTTTGTCAGAATTAAAGGAGATTGATAATTATCCAATCAAATCAATATTAGTAAAAGATAACGGAATTGGATTAAATGATGAGAATCTAGTTTATTTTACAGAAACTGACACTGACCACAAATTGGATATTGGAGGGAAAGGAGTCGGTCGATTTGTTTGCCTTAAAGCATTTAAGCAATTAACCTTAAAAAGTAATTTTTCCAGAAACGGTTCAATAATTTACAGAGAGTTTGAATTCCGTAACACAAAAGAAGGTTTTCATAATCCAAATGAATATGAGGTAAAAAATAAAAGCATTGGAACCGAAGTATTACTGTCAGATTTTAAAATTGAATATCAGAAAAAAGCTCCCAAGGATTTAATAGAGATTGCCAGAGAAGTGGTCACTCATTTCCAATTATATTTTATCAGGAATGAAGCCCCCATTATTATAATAAAAAATCAAAATAATGTTGAAGTAAATCTTTCAAAATTATTTAACTCCGAGTTTAAAAAAGACATTAAAACTAAACCTTTTGTCGTTGGAGAAAATTCATTTTCCCTTTTTCTGACCAAAGCATCAAATGCAATGAGTCATAAATTACATTTTTGTGCTCATAATAGAAGTGTAAAAGAAGAGGGTCTCTATAACAGACTTGTTGATTTAGGAAAATATTCTGTTAAGGACGACAATGAAAGTTTTTATTATCAAGCTTATGTTGTAGGCGATATACTTGACCAATATGTAGATATTGAACGGGTAGGATTCAACTTCCCAGACGAAGAGGATGGAGAAGATGATTCTACTGAAATATCTCTATCAAAGATTCGGAATGGTGCAATTGAAGGCATTGAAGAAATATTGGCAGAATATCTCAATAAAGTAAGAAATGAGAAAGTTGAGAAGTATAGACCTTTAATAAATGAAGAGTTTCCTCAGTATATGAGCACTTTTACAATCAAATCGGAGGAAATAAAAAAATTACCACCAAATCTTACAAAATCCAAACTTGACATTGAGCTATATAAAATTGAATCCACGTGGAAACTAGAAGTTAAAGAATTAGGACAAAAGTTAATTGATGAAAAAAAGGATATAACCAATCTGGATGAATACAAAGAAAAATATGAAAAATTTCTTACCGAATTTAATGAAATCGGTAAAGCAGATTTAGCCAGATATATTGTACATAGAAAATCAGTAATCGAGTTACTCGAAGATTTATTAGGGAAAAATGCCAATGATAAGTTTTCGAATGAAGATATAATTCACAGTGTTTTTTTCCCAATTAGAACAAGTTCCGACGAAGTTCCTCATAGCAAACAAAATTTATGGTTAATTGATGAAAGATTAACATATCATTCATTTTTAGCCTCAGATAAAAGTTTTGAGAGTATTAAGGAATTAGATATTCAAGATGACACAAGACCTGATTTGTTAATCTTTAACGATGCAATTGCATTTACAGAAGATGAATATCCTCCATTTAATTCATTTACGATTGTGGAATTTAAAAAGCCACAACGTGATAATTATATTGATAATGACCCTAAAAAGAATCCGTTAGACCAAGTCGAAAAATACATTGAGCAATTACTGGAAGGAAAAGTTGAAAATAGAAGAGGTAGAAAAATTAAATTAGATGAAAAAACGCCTTTTTATGTTTACATAATTTGTGATATTACAGACTCCTTTGAAAGAATATTAAAAAATAGAGAGTTTAGTAAAACTCCAGATGGAGACGGATATTTTAAATTTAAAGATAAATATTATTCCGCATACATCGAAGTGATTCCATTTGAGAAAGTCTTAAAGGATGCCAAAAAGCGTAATAGGATTTTGTTTGATAAATTAGGTTTAAGCGCTGGAAAAGATAAAACACTATTCGATTAA
- a CDS encoding ATP-binding protein — protein MSENQNIEWKESWRDEYLKWICGFANAQGGKIYIGKNDKGEVVGIDNAKRLMDDLPNKIVTNLGIVCDINLLVENGKQFIEIIVEPYPNPVNYKGQYHYRSGSTKQELKGAALDKFMLERKGKKWDGVPVPNISIADLKKETFDFFRKKAIKAQRIEDDVLTDTDEDLVDNLQLVENTYLKRAAILLFHPKPTQYITGAFIKIGYFETDDELRFQDEITGNIFEQVEKTMDLLFTKYIKSSISYEGLNRVEKYEYPKNAVREALLNAVSHKDYSGGVPIQISVYDDKLFFWNEGQLPENWTIEKLLTKHPSKPYNPDIANAFFRSGYIESWGRGTIKIINECIQFGIPQPKFYYDMSGFWVRFRKDSFNIEYFESLGLNQRQIEALKYVKEKGKITNSEYQSINDCSRNTASNDLIELVNKELLESSGQKGAGAYYILKNG, from the coding sequence ATGTCTGAGAATCAAAATATAGAATGGAAAGAAAGCTGGCGCGATGAATACCTGAAATGGATTTGTGGTTTTGCCAATGCACAAGGAGGCAAAATCTACATTGGCAAAAATGACAAAGGCGAGGTTGTTGGTATTGATAATGCAAAAAGATTGATGGATGACTTACCCAACAAAATTGTTACCAACCTGGGGATTGTTTGCGACATTAATTTACTGGTAGAAAATGGAAAGCAATTCATTGAAATAATTGTAGAACCTTATCCAAACCCTGTAAATTACAAAGGTCAATACCATTACAGAAGCGGCAGCACAAAACAAGAATTAAAAGGTGCGGCGCTTGATAAATTTATGTTGGAACGTAAAGGGAAAAAATGGGATGGCGTTCCTGTTCCAAACATTTCAATTGCCGATTTAAAGAAAGAAACCTTTGATTTCTTTAGAAAAAAAGCGATTAAAGCGCAACGGATTGAAGATGATGTTTTGACAGATACAGATGAAGACTTGGTGGACAATCTACAGTTGGTTGAAAACACTTACTTAAAAAGAGCAGCAATTCTTCTATTTCATCCCAAACCAACTCAATACATTACTGGAGCTTTTATCAAAATTGGATATTTCGAGACTGACGATGAATTGAGATTCCAAGATGAAATTACGGGAAACATCTTTGAGCAGGTTGAAAAAACAATGGATTTGCTTTTTACCAAATACATCAAATCATCAATCAGTTATGAAGGTTTAAACAGGGTCGAAAAATATGAATATCCCAAAAATGCTGTTCGTGAAGCACTTTTAAATGCCGTTTCTCACAAAGATTATTCAGGCGGTGTTCCAATTCAAATTAGTGTGTATGACGATAAATTGTTTTTCTGGAATGAAGGACAATTACCAGAAAACTGGACAATTGAAAAGTTATTGACCAAACACCCATCGAAACCTTACAATCCAGACATTGCAAATGCTTTTTTCAGAAGTGGATATATTGAATCCTGGGGAAGAGGAACGATAAAAATAATTAACGAATGTATTCAATTTGGTATTCCACAACCCAAATTTTATTACGACATGTCAGGCTTTTGGGTGAGGTTTAGAAAAGATAGTTTCAACATTGAGTATTTTGAGTCTCTTGGTTTAAATCAGAGGCAAATTGAAGCTTTGAAATACGTAAAAGAAAAAGGCAAGATTACGAACAGTGAGTATCAAAGTATAAATGATTGCTCAAGAAACACAGCAAGTAATGACCTTATTGAATTAGTAAATAAAGAATTGTTGGAAAGTAGTGGGCAAAAGGGAGCTGGAGCTTATTACATTTTAAAAAATGGGTAA
- the istA gene encoding IS21 family transposase, whose amino-acid sequence MANKLIDMSKVRKVIQLHHQGKAKQFISRYLGLSRNTVKKYIALYKVLNLTIDDIDKKSDSELEKIFSRDTEDVLSPKLKKVYNFFPYMERELKKTGVTKQLMWEEYYEKHPDGLKLSQFKAHYLRWNKKVNPVMHMEHKAGDKMFIDYAGKTLEIINKETGEIEEVQFFVAILGASQYTYAEASPSQQKEDFVASVENALHFYGGVPAAIVPDNLKSAVTKSSRFEPTINETFMDFAEHYGTTVLPARAYRPRDKSLAEGAVKILYQRIYPALRGKDFYSLEELNSAIWDELDKHNNKKLTGRPTSRYQLFVEDEKGKLTALPVEKYEIKEIAIATVAMNGHVLLSKDKHYYSVPCQYLKKKVKLVFTSKTVEIYHKYNRIALHKRDGRKYFYTTNKDHLATTHQFVTDWTPQRFINWAASIDESVKEFIINVLERKQHPEQSYKSCMGVLAFAKKVGEERLANACKRALEHQVYNYKIIQKILEKGLDKLDDEKPDEPELPFHNNIRGGKYYS is encoded by the coding sequence ATGGCTAATAAATTAATCGACATGAGTAAAGTAAGAAAAGTCATTCAGTTACACCACCAGGGAAAAGCAAAGCAATTTATCAGTAGGTACCTGGGCCTTTCACGCAATACGGTCAAGAAGTATATCGCTCTATACAAGGTGTTAAACCTTACAATTGATGATATTGATAAGAAGAGTGATTCCGAGCTGGAAAAGATCTTTAGCAGGGATACCGAAGATGTTCTTTCCCCAAAGCTAAAAAAGGTTTATAACTTCTTTCCCTACATGGAGCGTGAATTAAAAAAGACCGGCGTTACCAAACAGCTGATGTGGGAAGAATATTATGAAAAACATCCCGATGGACTAAAACTAAGCCAGTTTAAAGCCCACTACCTGCGTTGGAATAAAAAGGTTAACCCGGTAATGCATATGGAGCATAAAGCAGGCGATAAGATGTTTATTGACTACGCTGGCAAAACCCTGGAAATTATCAATAAAGAAACAGGCGAGATTGAAGAGGTACAGTTTTTTGTTGCCATACTGGGGGCCAGTCAATACACCTATGCAGAAGCCTCACCGAGCCAACAAAAAGAAGACTTTGTTGCTTCGGTTGAAAATGCACTGCACTTTTACGGGGGAGTTCCTGCAGCTATTGTCCCTGATAACCTAAAGTCTGCCGTAACCAAAAGCAGCCGGTTTGAACCTACCATTAACGAAACGTTTATGGACTTTGCCGAACATTACGGTACAACAGTTCTTCCGGCTCGGGCTTACCGTCCCCGGGACAAGTCACTGGCAGAAGGAGCAGTCAAGATATTATACCAAAGAATATATCCGGCCTTGCGCGGCAAAGATTTTTACAGTTTAGAAGAGCTTAACAGTGCAATTTGGGATGAACTGGACAAGCATAACAACAAAAAGTTAACCGGCAGGCCAACGTCCCGGTATCAATTATTCGTTGAAGACGAAAAAGGCAAGCTTACCGCATTACCTGTAGAAAAATACGAGATTAAAGAAATAGCAATAGCCACCGTAGCCATGAACGGGCACGTGCTGTTAAGCAAAGACAAACATTATTACAGCGTTCCGTGTCAGTATTTAAAGAAGAAGGTAAAGCTGGTGTTTACATCAAAAACCGTTGAAATATACCATAAATACAACCGCATAGCTTTGCACAAAAGAGATGGACGTAAATACTTCTACACCACAAACAAAGACCACCTGGCAACAACACACCAGTTTGTTACCGACTGGACACCGCAGCGTTTTATCAACTGGGCAGCTTCAATTGACGAGAGTGTAAAGGAATTTATAATCAATGTGCTGGAAAGAAAACAACACCCTGAACAATCCTATAAAAGCTGTATGGGCGTATTGGCTTTTGCCAAAAAGGTTGGGGAAGAAAGGCTTGCCAATGCGTGTAAACGTGCATTGGAACATCAGGTTTACAACTACAAAATCATACAAAAGATACTGGAAAAAGGGTTGGATAAACTTGATGATGAAAAACCGGACGAACCGGAACTTCCTTTTCATAACAACATAAGGGGAGGAAAATATTACAGCTGA
- a CDS encoding peptidoglycan-binding domain-containing protein has product MKTQKRILSKLCSILIIVFFTQSLYSQGVVCREVTISGTKNLESKGKKLITGLTTGDSFDKMKVYITYETLAIPNSSNPSTLIYVYSNYKTLGTDYATKIFYNIDEIGLNIYDYCRNLVFHNTFYPETIELSSLLKKSIKTDISFYLDNRIFSHPELKYIDLNGAQKIYLSNSNGNLISDGYNTVILQKELKEMGFYKGKIDGLKGGKTSIAINDYKKALKLDKYNSRFTINEDLHHAKFDDSDDFLKYIEENDNILEFEICLTDNGELSVSGANDLMSIEISTSGQLKLTLTDGTNSYDFKIIEGQKVESNEGCQIERKICFSKRIKRSYTLKCGNNSIETLANGTIKLSSGNFSSTF; this is encoded by the coding sequence ATGAAAACACAAAAACGCATTCTTAGTAAGTTATGTTCAATTCTAATAATTGTTTTTTTTACTCAGTCATTATATTCACAAGGCGTAGTTTGTAGAGAAGTAACAATCTCTGGAACGAAGAATTTAGAATCTAAAGGGAAAAAACTAATAACAGGTCTTACAACAGGTGACTCTTTTGATAAAATGAAGGTATATATTACTTATGAAACGCTTGCAATTCCAAACAGCAGCAATCCAAGTACATTGATATATGTTTATTCTAATTACAAAACACTTGGGACTGATTATGCAACAAAAATTTTCTACAACATTGATGAGATAGGATTAAATATTTATGACTATTGTAGAAACTTAGTCTTTCACAATACATTTTATCCTGAAACAATTGAATTATCCTCATTATTAAAAAAATCAATAAAAACAGATATTTCATTTTATTTGGATAACAGAATTTTTTCTCATCCTGAGTTAAAATATATCGATTTAAACGGTGCTCAAAAAATATACTTATCAAATAGTAACGGGAATCTCATATCTGATGGATACAATACAGTCATTCTTCAAAAGGAGTTAAAGGAGATGGGATTCTACAAAGGTAAAATAGATGGTTTAAAAGGTGGAAAAACCAGTATCGCAATTAATGATTATAAGAAAGCATTGAAATTGGATAAATATAATTCTAGGTTTACAATTAATGAGGATTTACACCACGCTAAATTCGATGATTCGGATGACTTTTTGAAATACATCGAAGAAAATGACAATATTTTAGAATTTGAAATTTGCCTGACTGATAATGGAGAACTTAGTGTATCAGGTGCCAACGACTTAATGTCAATTGAGATTTCAACAAGCGGACAATTAAAGTTGACTTTAACGGATGGAACAAATTCATATGATTTCAAAATCATTGAGGGGCAAAAAGTAGAAAGTAATGAAGGGTGTCAAATTGAAAGGAAGATATGTTTTTCCAAGAGGATAAAGAGAAGTTATACTTTAAAATGTGGAAATAATAGTATTGAAACATTAGCAAATGGTACTATCAAATTATCATCAGGAAATTTTTCATCAACATTCTAA
- a CDS encoding type II toxin-antitoxin system HicA family toxin, whose product MKCSELFRLLKKDGWYPISQKGSHVKMKHDQKDGIIIFPNHGSQEVGKGLEKKILKDAGITI is encoded by the coding sequence ATGAAATGTTCAGAATTATTCCGGCTCTTGAAAAAAGATGGCTGGTATCCTATTTCACAAAAAGGCTCGCATGTAAAAATGAAACACGACCAAAAGGATGGAATAATAATTTTCCCAAATCATGGAAGCCAAGAAGTTGGAAAGGGACTTGAGAAAAAAATTCTGAAAGATGCAGGAATAACAATTTAA
- a CDS encoding type II toxin-antitoxin system HicB family antitoxin — translation MKNYKKKIKITVEKTKTGFSAYSEEYPIFTTGRTIPELINNALEATQLHFEDEYEVSHENLKFEIDFAQFFQYYKVLNAKFLAEKIGMNPTLLSQYVQGHKKPSENQTEKILSGIHQIGQELSEMNLIYRS, via the coding sequence ATGAAAAATTATAAGAAAAAAATCAAAATAACAGTTGAAAAAACAAAGACTGGTTTTTCGGCATATTCCGAGGAATACCCAATATTTACAACTGGTAGAACTATTCCTGAATTAATAAATAATGCACTCGAAGCAACCCAGTTACATTTTGAGGATGAATATGAAGTTTCACACGAGAATTTAAAATTTGAGATTGACTTCGCTCAATTCTTCCAATATTACAAAGTGCTAAATGCAAAATTTCTTGCAGAAAAAATAGGCATGAATCCTACGCTATTGTCTCAATATGTGCAAGGACACAAAAAGCCATCGGAAAACCAAACAGAAAAAATTTTAAGTGGAATTCATCAAATTGGACAGGAATTATCTGAAATGAATCTGATTTATAGAAGTTAA
- a CDS encoding DUF6155 family protein, protein MGIREVKNNLKNLDKKQLIDLIGELYKKNKSVKEYFDFYVNPNENELLSKYRDKVFETFFPKRGFGYNLKEGKKAISDFKKLGVSNDSLADLMLFYVETGVEFTNDFGDINESFYSSLEKTYEQALNLMYENGVLEKFASRAQKVMSDTSDIGWGFHDYIAQVYIDFYADYLENN, encoded by the coding sequence ATGGGTATTCGTGAAGTAAAAAACAATCTTAAAAACTTAGATAAAAAACAACTCATTGACTTGATAGGTGAATTATACAAAAAGAATAAATCAGTTAAGGAATACTTTGATTTTTACGTAAATCCTAATGAAAATGAGCTATTGTCAAAATATCGTGATAAAGTATTCGAAACATTCTTTCCTAAAAGAGGATTTGGCTATAACTTGAAAGAGGGCAAAAAAGCTATAAGTGATTTCAAAAAACTTGGCGTATCCAATGATAGTTTAGCTGACTTAATGCTCTTTTATGTTGAAACAGGAGTAGAATTTACAAATGACTTTGGAGATATAAATGAAAGTTTTTATTCAAGTCTGGAAAAGACTTACGAACAAGCTTTGAATTTGATGTATGAAAATGGAGTACTTGAAAAATTTGCGAGCAGAGCCCAAAAAGTAATGTCAGATACAAGTGATATCGGATGGGGTTTCCATGATTATATTGCCCAAGTTTACATTGATTTTTACGCTGACTATTTGGAAAATAACTGA
- a CDS encoding IS110 family transposase: MPRKKKIEMEVVNHNAAGIDVGSKSHFVAVGQALEDVKEFGVYAEDLIKLCEWLLSYGITTVAMESTGDYWQNLYVELQKHGIEVILCNGKFTKHDVPTVRFNFGKRIAA, from the coding sequence ATGCCAAGGAAAAAGAAAATTGAAATGGAAGTGGTAAACCACAATGCAGCTGGAATCGATGTGGGAAGCAAATCTCATTTTGTTGCAGTGGGACAAGCACTGGAGGATGTGAAAGAATTTGGTGTTTACGCAGAAGATTTGATTAAACTATGCGAATGGTTGTTGTCATACGGAATCACTACTGTAGCAATGGAATCGACAGGTGATTACTGGCAAAACCTCTACGTAGAGTTGCAAAAACACGGAATTGAAGTGATCCTGTGCAATGGAAAGTTTACAAAACATGATGTACCAACCGTTAGGTTTAATTTTGGAAAAAGAATTGCAGCATAA